A stretch of DNA from Leucobacter luti:
GACGCACAGGGCGGCGGGGACACCCCGCCCGTCGTGCCCGTCACCGTCACTCTCGATGATCCGGATGCCGCCGCAACGATCGACCGCGCCACGGTCCGGGTGTCGTTCACGAGTGAGACACGTGAAAATGTGCTCTCGGTTCCCGTCGGTGCCCTGCTCGCGCTCCCGGGCGGGGGCTACGGCGTCGAGGTTGTGCAGTCTGGGAAACGGGCGACCCGGCAGGTACCGGTTGAGACCGGTCTGTTCGCCGGCGGTCTCGTCGAGGTCTCGGGTGAGGGCATCGACGGCGGCACCGTCGTCGTGGTGGCGGAGTCATGATCGCGCTGGAGGGGATCACACGCAGCTTTGGGAGCCCGCCGACCGACGTGCTGCGCGGCATCGATCTGCGCGTTTTACCAGGCGAGTTTCTCGGGATTGTCGGGCCGTCGGGCTCCGGCAAATCGACTCTGCTCAACATCCTCGGCACACTCGATCGGCCAACGTCCGGCAGCGTGCGGATCGCGGGGCACGATGTCGGTGCGCTCAGCGACAACGCGCTCGCCGATGTGCGCGGCCACCACATCGGCTTCGTATTCCAGCAGTTCCACCTCACCGATGGCCGCTCTGCGCTGGAGAACGTGAGTGACGGGCTGCTGTATCGCGGCGCGTCTCGCGCAGCGCGGCGGCGTGCGGCAACCGAGGCGCTGGAGCGGGTCGGGCTCGGGCACCGCCTGCGCCATCGGCCGCACGAGCTCTCCGGCGGCGAGCGGCAGCGGGTGGCGATCGCCAGGGCCACCGTGGGGCAGCCGCTCATCCTCCTCGCGGATGAGCCGACTGGGAACCTCGATCAGGCCGCTGGTGCCAGCGTCATGGACCTGCTGCATCAGCTCAACGGTGACGGCACGACGATCGTCATGATTACCCACGACCGCGAGCTCGCGTCCTCGCTACCACGCCGCGTACGCGTGATCGATGGCCGGCTCCAGGACGACGGGCACCACGAAGAGGGAGCGCACGAATGACCCCCACCCCAGCAGGAATGCCGCCGCGCTCGCGGTTGCGACTGACAGATTTGCTCGCGCTCAGCACCTCGGGGCTCCGCTCCAGGCCGCTGCGCGCGATCCTCTCAGCGCTCGGCATCGCGATCGGGATCGCAGCGATGGTCGCTGTCCTTGGCATCTCCGCATCGAGCCAAGCAAAACTGCAGCAGCAGCTCGACGCGCTCGGCACGAACCTGTTGACCGTCGAGTCGGGCACCGACCTGTTCGGGCGGGAAACTCCGCTGCCGACCGACGCGACCGGGCGGGTGCAGCGCATCGCCGGTGTGCTCGAGGCTGCCGGCGCAGGCGAGGTGCCAGACACGCGCGTCTACCGCAGCAACCTGATTCCGGCCGCGCGCAGTGGCGGGCTCTCCGTGCGCGCGGCCGACCTCGAGCTGCGCTCAGCGCTCGCGGCCGAGCTCCGCGCCGGCGCATGGTTCACTGAGGCAACCGCGGCGTTCCCCACGGTCGTGCTCGGATCGGCCGCGGCGCAGCAGCTGGGGATCGAGCGGCCCGGCTCCCTGATCTGGCTCGGAGATCAGCAGTTCTCGGTGATCGGGATCCTGGACCCCGTTGTGCTCGCGCCAGAGCTCGACACCGCGGCGCTGGTCAGCTCCGCGGTCGCGCAGGAGCGGCTCGGCTTCGACGGCGCGCTCACCCGGCTCTACGTCAGGGCAGCGGAGGACGCCGTGCCGAAGACGCGGGAGCTGCTGCCGCAGACGCTCGGCCCGGAACAGCCAGAGGCCGTGAAAGTTTCGCGGCCCTCAGACGCGCTCGCAGCGAAGGGCGCGGCGGACGAGACGTTCACCGGATTGCTGCTCGGTCTGGGCTCGCTCGGCCTGCTCGTGGGAGGGATCGGAGTGGCAAACACGATGATCATTTCCGTCATGGAACGCCGCCAGGAGATCGGTCTTCGGCGTGCAATTGGCGCCAGGCGCGCACACATTCGGCGTCAGTTCCTCGGCGAGGCGCTCGTGCTTTCCGCACTGGGCGGCGTCTTTGGGGCCGGTCTCGGCGCGTTGATCACGCTCGCGTTCGCGGGAGCCAATGGCTGGCCGTTTGCCCTGCCGCTCCTGGTCCCGGGCGCAGCCGTCGGCGCCACACTCGTCGTGGGTGCACTCGCAGGGCTGTCCCCAGCGTGGCGAGCTGCCAGGGTGTCCCCGACGGCCGCGCTCAGCGGATAGTGTCCGAGCGCTGAGGGCTACGCGATCCGGAACGAGGCCAGAGTGCGCACGAGCAGCGCGTAGTCCTCAGTCTGCATGTACGCGCGCGCCTCATCCATCGATCCAAATAGCCACTGCGCCTGCGGATCAGAGGTGTCGACCTGCACCTTGGTCGCGAACGCCGTGAGGCCACCATCCGTGTGCAGCATGTTGTAGTACATACAGGACTGCGGCGGCACGTCATCGGCGAGGGACAGGCTCGCGATGACGCCCTCCGCGACCTGGGCCGCGCGGAACACCACCCGAGGCGCGACGAGCTGGGTGACCCCGTCAGGTGCGGCAACGTAGCCGGGGATCTCGACGGGCTGAGAGTCCAGCTCTTCGACGATCTGCTGCGGCAGCTCGCCGCACGCACCTCCGAGACCCTGCAGCGCGTTGGCGAAGTAGAGCCGCTGCACCCCTGCCGGGTCGAACACCCCGAACTGCACGATGCCCATGTCGTTCGGGGTGCCGATGTCCTCGACTTCCCAGCCTGGCGGCACCTCGAACGACTGCGACATGCGCACATCGGTGAAGCGTTCCCAGGGTTCCGGGGTCGGCGTCGGCGTGGGCGTCGGAGTCGCCGTTGGTGTGGGCGTTGCCGTCGGGCTCGGCGTCGGCTTCGCCGTCGCGGTCGGCTTGGGATCCGGGGTCGTCGGCTCAGGCGCGCAGGCGCTGAGCCCGAGCATCCCGATCGAGAGCACTGCCGCCGCAAGGAGCGGAGCGATCCGTGTCTTCATGAGTTCCCCATTTCCCTGGCCACCGCCATCGCAGAACGTGCGCTGCGGAACAGCTGCCGCGTCTAGCGGTAGTTCACAAACTGCAGCGCAACGTCGATATCGGCGCCTTTGAGCAGCGCCATCGTCGCCTGCAGATCATCGCGGCTCTTGGAGGAGACCCGCAGTTCATCGCCCTGGATCTGCGACTTCACACTCTTGGGTCCCTCATCGCGGATCAGCTTGTTCAGCTTCTTCGCGGTGGCCTGGTCGATGCCCTCTTTGAGCTTCGACTCGATGCGGTATTCCTTGCCGCTCGGGTAGGGCTCGCCGGTTTCGAGCGACTTCAGCGAGAGCGAGCGCTTGATGAACTTGGACTGGAGCACATCGAGCACCGCATTCGCGCGCTCCTCGGTGTTCGCCTTTATCAGGATCGTCTCACCACTCAGGGAGATGTCCGCACCCACACCCTTGAAGTCGTAGCGCTGCTCGACCTCCTTGCGGGCCTGGTTAATCGCGTTCTCGACCTCCATGGAATCGATCTTGCTCACCACGTCAAACGAAGAATCAGCCATGCCCTCAGCATACCGATCCCGCGCGGCCACGGTTCCTAATAGATGGAATAACTGGAGTGAATATGTTGCTACACTCTTCGTTGGCCCGCGCCGTACCACGACCATCAGCGCCGACCCGCCATCGCACCAATCGCTCCACCCCGTTCGAAGGATCCAGCTCGTATGTCGCAACAGACCGCATCGGTCACCGCCCAGCCCGCCCGCAGACTCCCCCGCTGGGTCACCTCTTTCGGGTGGCAGATCCTCGCGGCGCTCGTCCTCGGCCTTGTCCTCGGCGGGATCGCTATGTCGCTCGGGCCCGACGCTGAGGACAACCCCAACGGACTCCACGCAACGCTCGCCACCATCGGCGGCAGCTATGTGTCGCTGTTGCGCGCCGCCGTGGTTCCTCTGATCTTCACAGCGATCGTGTCGAGTATCGTCGGCCTGCGCAAGGTCACGAACGCGGCCCGCCTCGCCGGCCAGACGCTGCTCTGGTTCGCCATCACCGCCCTCATCGCGGTCACGATCGGCATCGTGCTCGGTGTAACACTGCAGCCAGGCGCCTCAGCCTCGCAGACCGAGCTCGCCACGAGCGACCCGTACACCGTTGGCACCTGGTGGAACTTCCTCACCGGCCTCGTACCCGGCAACTTCCTCGGCCTCACGGTCGGCGGCTCCGTCGATGCTGAGACGGGCGCACTGAGTGCGAGCCCGAGCTTCAACGTGCTCCAGGTCATCGTGATCTCCGCCGCGGTCGGCATCGCCGCACTGAAGATCGGCGAGAAGGCCGAACCGTTCATCCGCCTCACTGAGTCCGCACTTGCCGTCATCCAGAAGGTGCTGTGGTGGATCATCCGCATCGCCCCGCTCGGCACCGTCGGACTGATCGGTAACGCTGTTGCCGAATACGGCTGGAGCAAGATGGGATCGCTGACCTGGTTTGTCGCGGTGCTCTACGTGGGCCTCGCCCTCGTCCTGTTCGTGGTGTACCCGATCCTGGTGCGCGCGCACGGCCTCTCCGTGAAACAGTACTTCTCAGGCGTGTGGCCAGCGGTGCAGCTTGGCTTTGTCAGCCGCTCCTCGATCGGCACTCTCCCGCTGACGCAGCGGGTGACCGAGCGCAACCTTGGCGTCCCCCGCGGCTACGCGTCCTTCGCCGTGCCGCTTGGCGCGACCACCAAGATGGACGGGTGCGCGGCGATCTACCCGGCAGTGGCTGCGATTTTCATTGCCCAGTTCTTCGGCATTGAACTGACGATCGTGCAGTACTTGCTCATCGTCCTCGTCTCCGTGGTGGGTTCGGCAGCTACGGCCGGCACCACCGGTGCGACCGTGATGCTCACGCTGACGCTCTCCACACTGGGCCTGCCGCTCGAGGGCGTTGGCCTGCTGCTCGCCGTCGACCCGATCATCGACATGGGACGCACTGCGGTGAACGTCGCTGGCCAGGCACTCGTGCCGGCAATCGTCGCCAAGCGCGAGGGGATCATCGATATGGACCTCTACAACGCGCCTCGTCGCGGCCAGGCTTTCGACAACGACGATGTGGACGCTGAACTCGCAGCGGCCAACGCCGCCGATGCAGCGGACGCCGCGGAGCCGGCCACCCGCTAGCCCCTCACCGCATACGGCCGCAAAGCCACAACTGACCCCCAAGTGAGCTACTGACCCTCGAATGAAGCGAATATCGCTCAATTTGAGGGTCAGTAGTTCACTTGGGGGTCAGCTCTGCGATCAGCCGCCCCCAAGCATCTACCGCACCGAGGCGCGACGCATCGCGAACCAGGTGGCGACCAACGCCGCGACGATCACGCAGCACGCGATCAGCGCAAACCAACCGCGAGTCGCATTCGCAAGTATTTCCCCGAGGTTCGGCGCCAGGATCAACAGCAGGAAGGCGAGCGCGAGGCCAAACGAGATGCCGACGATCGCGGGCCCCTTCGCTCCGAACCGCACCCAGACCGCTCCGAAGAAGCCACCGATCGTGAGGCAGAACAGCACGCCGATGAACCCTGTTGCGCCGAGGATCCAGGGGTTCCCCGCGCCGACAGCATAGGTGTCGAGTACATAGGTATTCGAGAACCAGTGCCCCGTGGCGAGCTCGACACCCAACAGCGCGACGAGCAGCACGGCAACATAGGCGGACTGCAAGACATTCGAGAGCATCGTGCCGACAATGAAGTTCCGGCGGGTGGTCCCGAGCGCGAGGGCGAACGGGTAGGTCGTGGCCACCGCCTGCACTCCGTAGTAGATCAGGAAGCCAGGCAGCGACCACACCACGCCCATGTTCATGCGCGCACCATCGATGTACTCGGCACCGCCCCCGGTCAGACCAGTGGCGCGCTGAATCGCGAGGGCAATAATGATCGAGACGATCAGTACGAGCCCCAGGATCATTGCCGGGGTCGCAAAGAAATTGTCGAGCCGGTTCATGTGTAGCCTGGTCACTTTGAGCGCGCGGTTCATGCGGCTCTCCTTTCCTGAGATACCGATTCCGAGGCTTCCGCTGCCGCATGATCAAAGCCATATGCGGCCACGAGTTCTTGCAGTGAGACCGAGCTCATCTCCAGCCCGAGCTCCGCGGCGAGCGTGCGATCTGCCGCCGCTGGCGCGCCATTCACCACAGCCGACGCGAGCCCGCCGAGCCCGCGGCGGGACAGCACGTCGCGACCGCCAAGATATTGTTCGAGCGCACCCGCCTTGCCCGCGATCTGGTGGGCGCCGCCACGCAGTGCTTCGACATCGGCGTGCTGCACCACGCGGCCCTGTTCGAGGATGATGACGCGTTCAAGCAGCCGGTCCATCTCGTCGATGAGGTGCGTTGAGAGCACGATCGTGCGCGGATGCTCCGCATAGTCGTGCAGCAGCTCGTCATAGAACACTCCGCGCGCCGTAGCGTCCAGCCCGAGATACGGCTCATCGAAGAAGGTAATGGGGGCGCGCGATGCGAGGCCGAGCACGATGCCGAGCGCCGAGAGCTGGCCGCGCGAAAACTTCTTCACGACCGGCTTCGTCGGGATCCGGAACCGCGCGATCAAGCGGTCCGCGACCTCCTGCGACCAGTTCGGATAGAACACCGCCGCAGCGCGGATTGCGTGCTTCAATTTGTAGTCGTCCGGATAGCGCTGGTTGTCACGCACAAAACACATCTGCTCGATGGCGGCCGCGTTCTCGAACGGTTCGTGCCCCGCGACGCGGATCGTGCCGGATCCCGGCCGATCCTGCGCGGTGATGAGCGCCATCAGCGTGGTCTTCCCAGCGCCATTGCGTCCGAGTAGTCCGGTGATGACATTTGCCTGGATGTCGAGCGTGACGTCGTCAAGCGCGATTCCCCCGCTATAACGTCGCGTGAGTCCGCGGGTCTGTATGGCTGTCGTGGTCATGATGCTGCCTCCCCTTTCTCGGAGATGAGGGTGATGATGTCGTCAGTGCTGAGCCCGAGCCGTGTCGCTTCAGCAATGAGTGGATCGACGAAGTCTGTGACGAAGGCGGTGTGGCGGCCGGCCGCGATCTGGGCGCGTGCTCCGGGAGCAACGAACATGCCGATGCCGCGCTTCTTGTACAGCACGCCCTGATCTACAAGGAGATTCAGTCCTTTTCCCGCGGTCGCGGGGTTGATGCGCAGGTGCGCGGCGAACTCGTTTGTAGAGGGAACTTGCTCCTCTTCGGCGTACACGCCGGTCAGGATCTCGTCAGATAAGCGGTCGGCCAGCTGGAGAAATATCGGCCTCGTGTCATCAAACACTCCCACCTCCTTCATTGGTTAGTTACTTCACTAATGAACCTAGGTGGTTCGAGTCGGGGTTGTCAAGCACCGACATTCATCGGATGATTGTGAGGGGCGCCTACAT
This window harbors:
- a CDS encoding dicarboxylate/amino acid:cation symporter gives rise to the protein MSQQTASVTAQPARRLPRWVTSFGWQILAALVLGLVLGGIAMSLGPDAEDNPNGLHATLATIGGSYVSLLRAAVVPLIFTAIVSSIVGLRKVTNAARLAGQTLLWFAITALIAVTIGIVLGVTLQPGASASQTELATSDPYTVGTWWNFLTGLVPGNFLGLTVGGSVDAETGALSASPSFNVLQVIVISAAVGIAALKIGEKAEPFIRLTESALAVIQKVLWWIIRIAPLGTVGLIGNAVAEYGWSKMGSLTWFVAVLYVGLALVLFVVYPILVRAHGLSVKQYFSGVWPAVQLGFVSRSSIGTLPLTQRVTERNLGVPRGYASFAVPLGATTKMDGCAAIYPAVAAIFIAQFFGIELTIVQYLLIVLVSVVGSAATAGTTGATVMLTLTLSTLGLPLEGVGLLLAVDPIIDMGRTAVNVAGQALVPAIVAKREGIIDMDLYNAPRRGQAFDNDDVDAELAAANAADAADAAEPATR
- a CDS encoding ABC transporter ATP-binding protein, whose amino-acid sequence is MTTTAIQTRGLTRRYSGGIALDDVTLDIQANVITGLLGRNGAGKTTLMALITAQDRPGSGTIRVAGHEPFENAAAIEQMCFVRDNQRYPDDYKLKHAIRAAAVFYPNWSQEVADRLIARFRIPTKPVVKKFSRGQLSALGIVLGLASRAPITFFDEPYLGLDATARGVFYDELLHDYAEHPRTIVLSTHLIDEMDRLLERVIILEQGRVVQHADVEALRGGAHQIAGKAGALEQYLGGRDVLSRRGLGGLASAVVNGAPAAADRTLAAELGLEMSSVSLQELVAAYGFDHAAAEASESVSQERRAA
- a CDS encoding ABC transporter permease, which translates into the protein MTPTPAGMPPRSRLRLTDLLALSTSGLRSRPLRAILSALGIAIGIAAMVAVLGISASSQAKLQQQLDALGTNLLTVESGTDLFGRETPLPTDATGRVQRIAGVLEAAGAGEVPDTRVYRSNLIPAARSGGLSVRAADLELRSALAAELRAGAWFTEATAAFPTVVLGSAAAQQLGIERPGSLIWLGDQQFSVIGILDPVVLAPELDTAALVSSAVAQERLGFDGALTRLYVRAAEDAVPKTRELLPQTLGPEQPEAVKVSRPSDALAAKGAADETFTGLLLGLGSLGLLVGGIGVANTMIISVMERRQEIGLRRAIGARRAHIRRQFLGEALVLSALGGVFGAGLGALITLAFAGANGWPFALPLLVPGAAVGATLVVGALAGLSPAWRAARVSPTAALSG
- a CDS encoding YajQ family cyclic di-GMP-binding protein is translated as MADSSFDVVSKIDSMEVENAINQARKEVEQRYDFKGVGADISLSGETILIKANTEERANAVLDVLQSKFIKRSLSLKSLETGEPYPSGKEYRIESKLKEGIDQATAKKLNKLIRDEGPKSVKSQIQGDELRVSSKSRDDLQATMALLKGADIDVALQFVNYR
- a CDS encoding ABC transporter ATP-binding protein, which produces MIALEGITRSFGSPPTDVLRGIDLRVLPGEFLGIVGPSGSGKSTLLNILGTLDRPTSGSVRIAGHDVGALSDNALADVRGHHIGFVFQQFHLTDGRSALENVSDGLLYRGASRAARRRAATEALERVGLGHRLRHRPHELSGGERQRVAIARATVGQPLILLADEPTGNLDQAAGASVMDLLHQLNGDGTTIVMITHDRELASSLPRRVRVIDGRLQDDGHHEEGAHE
- a CDS encoding GntR family transcriptional regulator — encoded protein: MFDDTRPIFLQLADRLSDEILTGVYAEEEQVPSTNEFAAHLRINPATAGKGLNLLVDQGVLYKKRGIGMFVAPGARAQIAAGRHTAFVTDFVDPLIAEATRLGLSTDDIITLISEKGEAAS